One segment of Panicum virgatum strain AP13 chromosome 3K, P.virgatum_v5, whole genome shotgun sequence DNA contains the following:
- the LOC120701041 gene encoding 2'-deoxymugineic-acid 2'-dioxygenase-like has product MENMIHSTPSHTSLPDCFVFPADQVLPASSAVVSLPVIDMSRSRDEVRRAILNAGKELGFFQVINHGISEQAMQDMAAVGEEFFRLPAADKVELCSEDVTKGTQLFSGTTYETGGERYWRDCLRFAYDFPVGNCTKDWPDKPHRLLEVVENFTLLTRGLAMELLRLLCEGMGLPLDYFEGHLGGGYVTLDINHYPACPNPSITLGLPPHCDRDLMAVLLPGQVPGLEVAYNGDWIKVQPVSRAFVVNFGQQLEVVTNGTLKSVEHRVMTNSALARTSVAMFIAPTEDCFIGPAAEFVSEENPPCYHTLRFRDFKRIYNVVKLGSSLNLRTNLRKVQKET; this is encoded by the exons ATGGAGAACATGATCCACTCAACCCCGTCCCACACGTCCCTTCCGGACTGCTTCGTCTTCCCTGCCGACCAGGTCCTGCCGGCGTCCTCTGCTGTCGTCTCGCTACCCGTCATCGACATGTCCCGCAGCCGCGATGAGGTCCGCCGTGCCATCCTCAACGCCGGCAAGGAGCTTGGGTTCTTCCAG GTGATCAACCACGGCATCTCCGAGCAAGCCATGCAGGACATGGCGGCGGTGGGCGAGGAGTTCTTCCGGCTGCCGGCAGCGGATAAAGTGGAGCTCTGCTCAGAGGATGTAACCAAGGGGACTCAGCTTTTCTCCGGCACCACCTATGAGACAGGCGGCGAGAGGTACTGGCGGGACTGCCTCCGCTTTGCCTACGACTTCCCCGTCGGTAATTGCACCAAGGACTGGCCTGACAAGCCCCACAGGCTCCT ggAGGTTGTTGAGAATTTCACCTTGCTGACTAGAGGCTTGGCAATGGAGCTGTTGAGGCTGCTGTGTGAGGGCATGGGGCTCCCACTTGACTACTTTGAGGGGCACCTCGGCGGTGGCTATGTGACTCTTGACATCAACCACTATCCAGCATGCCCAAACCCAAGTATCACACTCGGTTTGCCGCCACACTGTGACAGGGACCTCATGGCCGTACTCCTCCCGGGTCAGGTCCCTGGTCTTGAGGTTGCCTACAATGGCGATTGGATCAAGGTTCAGCCTGTGTCGCGTGCCTTTGTCGTGAACTTTGGCCAGCAACTTGAGGTTGTGACGAATGGGACGTTGAAGAGCGTAGAGCACCGTGTGATGACCAACTCGGCACTAGCACGGACTTCTGTGGCAATGTTCATCGCACCTACTGAAGACTGTTTCATTGGACCTGCGGCGGAGTTCGTTAGTGAGGAAAATCCACCATGCTATCACACCCTAAGGTTCCGTGACTTCAAGCGCATCTACAATGTTGTGAAGTTGGGATCATCACTCAATCTTAGGACCAACCTCAGGAAAGTTCAGAAGGAGacatga